The Elgaria multicarinata webbii isolate HBS135686 ecotype San Diego chromosome 7, rElgMul1.1.pri, whole genome shotgun sequence nucleotide sequence TGTACATTGTTTTGCCTTCACTTGTAGCATGTAAAGAAGTTGTGAAAAGCTGAATTGCATGAAAAGGTGCTATTTAATTCAGACCGAGTAATCAATACGACAATGTTAATATGGCCCTtcaatgtactttttaaaaatgtagctagTTTCCATTtatcatcattgtcacttgaggctcaggtaacctcagtggcacggagtgccttctacaaactccggttggtggcccagctacgcccctatctagatagggataacctggcttcagttgtccatgctctggcaacctccaagttagattactgcaatgcactctacgtagggctgcctttgaagacggttcggaagctgcagcttgtgcaaaatgcagcggccagattgatttcgggaaccaggtttgaccatataacacctgctctggtctgtttgcactggctgcctgtatgtttccgagcccaattcaaggtgctggttttgacctataaagccttacgcagcttgggaccacaatacctgatggaacgcctctcccgacgtgaatatacccggtcattacgttcaacatctaaggtcctcctccgggtgcctactccgagagaggctcggagtgtggcaacaaggaacagggccttttcggtggtggcccccagactatggaatgatctccctgatgaggctcgcctggcaccaacgctgctatctttcccgcgccaggttaagactttcctctttgcccaggcatatggcggcacatcttaatcacccacatgtttagtttttttaacggtttttaatgctttatgtgtgtatgttgtgttttagaattttaaattttgtatactcgtttttatcttaattttagaatttctgtaaaccgcccagagagccctggctatgggagcggtatataagtgcaataaataaataaataaatcatattgcTATGAAGGAGACAGAACATAAGGGAAAAGAGGCAGATAACAACTGAGAACTAACAAGGTGTTTTGTGCCTAGAATCATCTGTACCCAGTTGTTGAAATAGTTAAATAAATAAGGTGTGCTTGATCATAAAATGGCCTGAATTGAAAGATTTTATTATCTATTTACTCTTAGTCAGTTCTCACCCATATTTCTAGCAGATTACAAAAGTTTATTGATCTGATAATGCATATATCTGAGAGGCGTCAGTATGGGTAGAAaaacaagtgggacctacaaTTAACCGTTGTCGTGTGGAATGGTTCTATTCAGTGTGCCAGCCAGCAAAGTCAGGACAGTCcattccgtttccccccccccccccgccagctcaGTTTTGTCCCTGTCCCATCCACAGAtactcagcattctgtggccactgagcatgctcaggcctCCATTGGGTTGGTtaggtgggttgtttgtttgttcttagttctttttttcttaaacatttttttttatttctgctaaCCCTGGGCTTCCCTCCCGCCCCAGGATTCTCCTTCTTGTTTTTCCATAGCCCCAGTTTGGCTACAGTGCTGTTGCCATTCACTGGCTTCATTCACTATTATAGGGAATAATTATAATACTTGGTTTGTTTCATTGCATTTAGTGCACATTGACCTGGAATTGTTTTGGCTCTGTTACATCTCTGAGCTGAAAAACTCAGCATGAATGTCATGTGGAGTTAATTGTGTGGAGGTGTTTTTGAACATAATTAAGCAGAAGGACTAAAAAACCAGGCTGTCTTCGTAAATATATTGCCTTTTATGATGCTAATCAAAGGGCTGCCTTCTACTGCTTGAACTTCTCTCTCCTCTAACATCATCACCAAGACTCTCTCAAAAGTCTAGAAACTCTTTGTGTCTCTTCCAGGTCTAATGTCCATAACCCAGGGGCTACTCCCCAAAGGAAGCAGCTGTCCGACTCCAGCTGGGGTTGTTTGGCCTCCCCCGCCCAGAACAGAGGGTGGCCTTCAACTATTCACTGTTGTATAGAAGCAGACAACCTTAGAACTCCAAGTACAGAAAAATTTCAGCAAAGCTGTTTCCTCAGGAACAATTTCTAGATTTTTTTGACATTCAGATTTGATTTGGAGCCATTTCTAATGTAGCCCTTGGAGTTCCAAGATAAACAGGCCTTACCTCTTATGGCATGTGCCTCTAACAGGGATTCCCTTTGGTAGCCTATGATGATGATCTTCAGAATGGACCTTGAACAACTGCTCCAGCTAATTATTTGTTCCTATCCAAAATTCAGGAAGTACTGTCCCTGTTAATTGtgtcctcctccttctgttccctctcttttattttaaggCTTATGAAGAGCTGTTTTGGAGACACCATGTGAAATATGTACGGCAAGTCAGGGGAGATAACTACTGTGTGCTGAGAGCTGTGTTGTTCCAGATATTCAGCCAAGGTCttcctcctccatcgtggacaaAGGCAACAGATGTCCTAAAGGTATGCCCTGAAACAAATAGTGTACACGTTTAATGGTTTTCTGATGTATTTTATTCTCAAAATATTGTGCTTGCgttcttttaaaatggcaacaCAGTAAAAGTGGAGACAGGTGTTGAAGGTAGACACAATTCGGCTAACACACCCAACTTGCCCATATTTCCAAAAgaggtggatatatatatatactttgatTTGGAAACAAGATCCGCTATGGTTGTTTGAAAGAAGCAGTGTGcggctgctttaaaaaaaggcaaactctttATACAAGTCTTTGATGTGACCTTacttagaatacagtgtacagttctggtcaccacacctaaaagaagatattatagagctggaaaaagcaaactgaaataatGACGGGTCTtgagcaacttccctatgagggaatgttacaacaccagggattgtttagctgagaaaaaaggagagtaagaaaagacttgatagaggtgtacagaattatgcatagtgtggagattatggatcgggagacatttttctccctctctcataatatcatcccatgaagctgattggtgggagattcaggacagctaaaaggaaatacttcttcacacaacacatagttaaactacaaaATTCACTATtgcaagacatagtgatggccaccaatttggatggctttaaaagggaggagcaaattcctggaggagaaggctatcaatggctactagccctgattcactatatgctaccttcagtatcagagacagtatgcctatgtacaccagttgctggggaacatggacaggagggtgctgttgcactggtgtCCTGGCTGTGGTTTTCCAGTTGACAATTGGTTGGtcactatatgaacagaatgctggactagatggacccttggtctgatcctgcatcgTTTTTATGTTAAGCATCAAGAAAGAAGCATGGGGTGagtcatttttcctcttcccatgCTTCTAGGTTTTATCTAATGAGACATATATTCTCTGAGATTTTCATTGTTTAAAATCCTAATTTCCTATTGAACTCCTCCACTGAAGCTCCAGTTGTGCTTTCTTCTATTTCAGCTCCCTGAGAAACTTCTCTATTCACAAGGTTGTAACTGGATCCAGCAATATAGCTTTggaccagaacagtacacaggCTCCAACACATTAGGGAAATTACGAAAATGCattgaaactttaaaaaatcagGTGAGTGGCCATAACTTTAATTAGCATAATCAGTAGAACAGTTAAATAAAAATCTTGTCGACTAATCTGTATGCATGGGAAGGTGGCAGTGGGGACTCTATTAATTGCAGAGGGAAAATTTGAACTAATAAGCCTGTTAAAAGCATACTTTTGGTTTTGAAAGATATTTTGGTTCTGGTGTGCTCCTGCAATATAGAGTGAACTTTTCCTTCCGTATCtcaaaaaggcagagagagaaatgagggtgggtgggtttggtgATATGCAAGTGTACTTAATTGACACACAAATATACTTTGGCCCAAAATAAAACTACTCCCTCGTATTAACTGTTTCGTTTCTAGCATCAACCTCAAGAGCTAACTTGTTATTGTTCCATACATTGCAGTGGATGGAAATCAGTGTTATTAAAGACCAGTATGAAAGAGGGAAGCTGTGCAATGCCCTTTTTACTGACGAAAGTATCGAACACAAGCTGTATGAGGCCATAAAGTTCATCATGCTCTACCAAGTCATAGAAGCCTATGACTGCATGAACAGCAAGCAGGAGCACATTCCCAGATTTTTTAACCACCTTTTTAGGTGCGATACCTCCTTGGACCCCTTAAGTTACATGATGAATCATCTGAATTCCATAGGGGACAGAAGAGGTCTTGACCAGGTAAATATGTGgctacaaaacaaaatgcaaaggtTCTGTGACATTTCAGAAAAACTTAAAGGTGCTGCAGTGTGTGGATATATTCATGGAATTGATGTATGCTTTGTCCATATCAATAAAACAAACTTGAGGACTAGGACTGGCTGcagtaaaagcaaaaataaaaataaaaaatgaattatttGCCAAGAGGAAATCTGGACACCACTTCTGCTTATTTTGCATGCTTTTTGTTTCTACTAGTCATGGGGGCAGGATAAGAGCTATGCAGGACATTAAAGCCCCATCATCTGATCGCTGGAAATCTTATTCGGCTACTTCTCTGATATTTTGAgttttcttctatttatttatttaaaacatttatatccggccctatatcagtaagatctcagggcggcatacagataaaagcatacagtataaaaacagtaaatatacacagctaaaagcaaattaaaccataaacccaagttaaaatgataatttaaaagcagtaaaactattaaaacagttaaaacaatgtgcctacaCTTTGTACACTTCTTGCGCACTTTGTGTACTTTCATATATCCATACTGCACTAGCAACTTGCTTTTCtataaaaagaattaacacttcaGTTTCTGAGGAATTCTACTCCAGATATGGTGATTTCTTCCTTCAGGCCCACTCATGTGGACAGCTTAAGAGTTATTTAGATTTTTCTAGAAAAGCTCAAAATGGTTTTAGCACAGGTTTTTAACTGCATCTCTAATGGAGCTGCTTCCACAGTAGTTCCTTCCTTACGTTTGCTAGCATTTTGCTATTATACATTATTCAATTTATGAAATGATTATTAAATTTCAATTTAAGGTGTATTTAGTATATCGAGAGGAGGGACAGTTTTCATAAAGTACTTTCAATTGCAACACCTTGACCCATCCTTCTACCAGTACAGTGGGTGTCTTGTGTGTGTCTGGTTGCccacaatcctatgcccacttatctgggaataagccccactgaattcagaggaacttagaatcatagaatagcagagttggaaggggcctacaaggccattgagtccaatcccctgcgcaatgcaggaatccaaccacTTAGAACTTAATTctaagtaaacaaaacaaaacaaaaatactggTAATTATTTTCCCAGGTCCCAGTTTTATTTGGTAAATTTCTTCACTGCCTTTAAATGTCGATTACCGTTAAATGTTTAAGTGCTGATGTGATTCAGAACCAATGTCATGTTCTCATGCAAACAATCTTAATTTGAATGGTTTATCAGTGTATttcttttacatatttttctcaaGTATGTGatttttctcctttctccttcacaggttgaaatgtttctccttgGGTATTCTCTTGAAGTAAAAATAATAGTTTACAGATTGTGTAAATTTAATTCCGGAGATTTTCAAGAAAGGTATGTGGAGGAGGATTGGAGGGACTGGCAGGAAGTATCCCTTCTTACTGAAGATGACCGTCACTATCACATCCCTGTTATCAGAACATAAAAACTCACTTCTAGTACTGCTGGCAGAACTATCTGACATCAGTTCCCCTAATGAAGAATGGTGTGATATTCAAAcagtgaacagagtgttgggcttaaaaaatgggaaatgcaACTCAACTATAAATCCCACTCCACTATAAAGTCCATTAGATGGCCATCAGCCAAGCCATCTCATAGCTTAATCTCCTTCACAGTTTTATTGTGAGGGTAAAAAAACGAAAACACCTCACAATTTAACCCCCATGTGTGCTGCCCTCATGCTCTCACCTGCAGTATGCTTAAAGCTAAACACTTTGGTAGTGGTACAAACTGGATATTAATGACAAGTCACACGACAAGTCACATAATTCATAATCCACTCATATTAGGTATATCTAAACCAGAGACTAATAATTATTCCCATTCCCCAAAGAGCTGTAGTTTTGTGAGAGAGGTAGCCTAGAAATCtaacagagaattctcagcaccatCACCAAACAACAATTTGCAGAATTCCTTGTGAGAAACCATGACATGGAATTTTTATATAAGTTGGTAGTGTAGATACACTCTTTGAGACTGTAGTCAAAGGTCTATGGAGGCCTCATTTTCATTTATATAGTCTCCAGTGCAGCCTGTTATCCACTGTTAAATAAACAGAAGCTATCATGCCCTGAACTCGGGAATAAAAATGAAGGCCTTATGTGCAAGACTGTAGCAGGCAAAGCTTTTCTAGTATATCAGGTCCATGAGTGTTGGTTAAAATCACTGATTTGTTCTGCAATAGAGACCCTTTTCATCCATCACATTGTGTAAAAACACCCTGCAGTCCCTCCCACTcctaaatctgttccagagggtccccccaaccctccaaaagatttgggagggggctgcaggagggagaggAAATCCTTTTTACCAGTGGTTCCCTTCCACTGTCGTGAAATGTTATGGAGACTAATATATTGGCTCAactcctttaaaaatgacagatatTGGGTTGCCATCCCACAATAAAGAAGCTGTGAAGAGCCATTTGTATGGCCCTCCCCAAGCACATAATTTCATAACCCTCTATTGCCTACAGCTGACCCACAGTAATCTTATCAACTACATTATTATTACAAGGATTGTCTTACTGCTACAGTTCTGAATAGGAGATTTCAGTATGTCCTCTGTAGTAATCAGAACAATCAAAAGCATTGCTGTTGGCTGGCCATAATCAGGGCTGTGTATATATTCCAAATTCTGAACTATGAAAAGTAGAATCCTTCAGACTAAAAATGTGTAATCCTGCAGTTTATACTGTTtgggatactttttttaaaaaaaaaaatccgtcaCTGAGTGAGCAAAAGAGTTAAGCAAGGCACTGAAACCATACTTCCAAACACTGGAAAGCTGATTAaattgccattttggtttttgagATTTCAACAAGCATTGCCTACACTCTTTTTCAAGCATATGGGCATAGCCATAAGTACAAGAAACCTGCTCTttacttaaaagaaaaaaggtgaaATTCTTATAATATTGAATTTTGTGAGCAAAACCATGTTCAACATTGTATGCACTCAGCAAGAATCACAGCATATGCATATACTCTTCTTTTTCGGAAGAGTaattgtaaatatttttaaattaatgaatCTCTTACTATTTCAGTGTACTATAACATTCTGTAACATGCATTTTTTGTGAAAGTTTTTATTGTCTGGTTTTATAATACTTAGCAGATTCCAAACTGATTCATTTCTTCTCTTGCATTTTTGAAGAGCAGTTGTAAATCACTCAAGATCCTTTTAATAGTGTCTAATCATCTTAAAGTGGATATTAAGCACTGTGTGCTTTTGAAGACAAGAGACTCGACTCATTTCTGAcatgaaatatttttctttctttcttcaacttcttgtttgtatatatatatatgtgcttaAGACCAAAATGTCATAAAGTACTGTAATCAGGTTCTGAACACTGTGTTGATTTTGATCTCTTTTGCAATTGACAGACTTATTCTGTTTGCTTTTTACTACACTCCACTTgcttaattatatgtatttattataaaCATATCAGTTCATCATCATACTTATTAAGAAAGTGCTACACCTCTGCTTGGGATTTTATAATTTTAAACTCTGAGATAAGGCATCTAAAACCTGACTCAAAAACAAGGAACGTAGGAGGGTACTAGAGTAATGatagggggatttttttttaatcatcgaCTTCTTCCTAAAGGCTAGAGGCTCATACACACTAAAAATTAAATTCATTGACATTTCTCTGTCCTTTCCCTATTGAGGACACTGATGAGTCACTGAAGATTAGGAGTTCCTTATGTACAGGGCACTTATCCACTGAGAGGATAAGTGTGCAGATGTACAAGTTTTAGAACTATTACATGTATTGACACAGTACTTCATTAAGATTAGCTACGCTACTTGAAAAACGATAAGCAAAACTAAAAATAAGTTTTAATGTTTTGGACCTAATTGATGGCCTAGTTTTCATTGAAGTAGTAAACTTTCATTGAAGAGTTGCATCTCTTCAGACCGCAGGTGGGGGGTTCACAGGATGGCATTGTTTGTCTTGCATGGCACGTTACAAGGTTTGTTTTGCATACCTTCCCCAAATAGCTTACAATCTGAAATTCAACACAGGGGAAACAGGAATAGAGGAAAGTGGAGGCCAGGTGTAAATGGAATGAATAGGTGACTATTCATGTTAAATGTACTTAGTTACAGGCTTAGTTGCAGTTGGGAACTAGAAGAATGACACAAAGTCTTCATGAAAAGGGTAGGTTTGGTGGAAGGAATTGAATTGAAGTGGGTTGGAGGGAGAAGAATACCTTTGAGTGGCTGCTGGTAGGAAGATTTACTCAtccataaatttaaaaacaaatccacgCAGAAAACTAGCATCCCAGAGAGAAGGCTAGGCTAGAGCCCTTCTCACTGACATGCTGGTTTTCTTTGCTATATGGACACCATTCAGTCACAGGTCGCCACCTGATGTCTGAAATTGTAcagtccagacacaggtttatCACCTCCATGAATATTAGGACTCCCAAGGCCCAAGGGGAGATCAATATTGTGTAATGTTTGTTGTATCCGGTGTGAATGGTGTAAATAAATGCATAGCAACATGGTTATCCCTGGAAGTTTgcagtaatgtaggaaagaagTGAGGAATgagagtttggggtggggggagtgggtggTACTGGAGAAACCTGGGGAGAAAATAGAGTGCTATTAAAAAGGAAAGGTCTATATTAGAGAGGGAAGAGTAAGCACAGCAAAGCAGAACTCTGTTTTCAGAAATACACAAGCCCTGCAGCTGTGGAAGCAATGTGTAAGTCTATGGTTGTGGGATTTCCTGGTGCAGGGAATGGAGGAATGAAAATGGGGATGAAACTTGGGTACCATATTTTTTACTACATGGGCAAGGCCTATGTCCAGATGTCTGCATTAAAATGGATTGTCGCAAAGTCAAATAGTAAGAGTGGACTTGAAGGAAACATCCCCAATACTTGGAATTAGTTGTCTAGATCTCTTGCTGAAGTCAGACAAAATGGGACCATCCAAAATCATATGGTAAATAGGAGAGACAAATCacaggatgtaaaaaaaaaaaaaaagagttttatTCCTTGGAGTAGCGCAATGCATTTTGGCCCTGTATCATATTATTAGACTTTCAGGGGTTAAAATTTTGAGTAcagcctgcagagatctctggaAAAATATATGTCCCCAAGAATAGTTGCAAGACTAAATGTTAGATTTGCTGCCTTTAAGGCAgaaatggggaacctgtggccctccagaagtttttggaCCAGCCCCAGCCCGCATGGCCAATAGCAAAgaatgataggagttatagtgaaacatttggagggccacaggttcccaacCCTGCCCTAAGGCAAGAAGAAAATGATTGTTAATTTCTGGGTAATTTATGtagcattctttctttttttacagcctATAGTTTCAAAACCAAAGTTTTGAATTTGTCAGTCTGAAATTTCAAACACTGATTGCCTCTTCATTCAGATACAAGGACTTGGGCCCATCAGCTGCTAACTAACCCTGTTGGTTAGCCATTCCCAACAATAATCTTCaataatttccttttcttttacacCACTATCCTCTCATTTTCCTCTCAAAGCTTACCTTCTGGACCTTGTTACATCTTTTAAGTCTTGCTGGAATTAAACTACCATAATCCAGCACTCCCTTTCTGTAGCACACTTTTCttggttctttctttccttcttttttctttttatatagtTACAAATATATCCTGTCAATATCCTAATTCACCCACATGAATTAGGATGAAGAAATTTGCATCCCACAGGAAGAAATAGATCAACAGCATCCATCCCTATCATCTCTGTTCTTCCACACTGAGCCAGGTAGGCTCTGAAGCATCCTTCAACTCCCCGTTTCCATGGAAACCAAATCCTATTATGACATAATTATGACTTGACAGTCTGGAGCTTGTGCCCTGCCTTAAGTGAGAAGGGCTGTTAATAAAACCTGTGAGGTATTTACTGAACAGGGCAGgtgatattgggggtgggggaagtgagtTAAAGAGGAATAAATCTGACAACCTTCTAGAGCTCACTAAACTGATTTGCCACCTCCCTTCCTTATTCACCGCAAAAGCTCTCCATGGACTATCTAAACCCTGTCAATCCCCACGTGCCAACTAAATTCAAAGGGATGAATGGGCATTTTTCATTTTGGTTTGAAACAACACAGGTGCCCATTTTTGACAATTTCCAGAGGTGCAGCCATGTTAGTCTCTCCCAACAAAAACAAGACTCTACCTCATTTTGACAAGTTCTTTCTCATTCTTTTGTATAGTACGCTTCTTATCAAGTAGCCAGAAAGACTCCATTTAAAACACTAGAGGGCAGCAGACAATCGTAAAAGTATACAAGAgagaaattgatttttaaatCGTAGGAAAGACTTTCTGTCATGTTTAAAATAATTGCCATCGTTCCAAAATGTAGCTGAAA carries:
- the OTULINL gene encoding inactive ubiquitin thioesterase OTULINL, which encodes MLQAIKGQFPLTMTLLATAMWYCRQLYTYIAHLLKRWSRYLQRKFTNNQSVLGEVDLLGYCAKEWKGETEQARQMKKAYEELFWRHHVKYVRQVRGDNYCVLRAVLFQIFSQGLPPPSWTKATDVLKLPEKLLYSQGCNWIQQYSFGPEQYTGSNTLGKLRKCIETLKNQWMEISVIKDQYERGKLCNALFTDESIEHKLYEAIKFIMLYQVIEAYDCMNSKQEHIPRFFNHLFRCDTSLDPLSYMMNHLNSIGDRRGLDQVEMFLLGYSLEVKIIVYRLCKFNSGDFQERYVEEDWRDWQEVSLLTEDDRHYHIPVIRT